Below is a genomic region from Maridesulfovibrio ferrireducens.
AAAAAAGAAGGCCGTACCCATCCGTGTATCCGGCTTGAGAGCCTGATAAGACTCACTTTCTCTGATATAAGCCAGAAAATTTAAGCCATCACTTTTGGTCAACACCATAGCATTGCCGTCACTGTCTACAAACAAGCAAGGCAAGGTTCGATCGTCAATATTGTTCAAACGCACGGCCATGGACCGACTGCCGAACTTGAGGTTTGCCATAACATTTAAAAGATCGGACAAATCTAGACTCTCAGAAAGATGAGGCATGGCTTCTGCCAAATGGACATCATTTCCCCGCCAGCCAAGAGCATCAAGCAGGGGCGGTATACAAAGCCCAAATCCACCGGGAACAGCAAAGGGAGAAGAACTGACACTACTCATTGTGTACCTCCTCACCTGAATGAGAATTTCTCACAACAAAAGTCTGATAATCAATCCCGTTAATGTGGTTGACCCACCAATCCAGAACAGACAGTTTTAGCCCGCTTACAATATGCAATCTTCCCTGTTTGAACTCTTTATAATGATCTTCAATCATTTTCATGAAAATTGCGTGCTGTTCCAAATGGGCTTTCATGAGCGGACTTTTCATCTGTTCCATGATCACTTTTTCATGTTCAAAATGAATTTTCGCATAATCCAGAAGACGTTGAAAAATCTCATCCCCTTTATATAAATTTTCAAAAGAAGCTTCCTGATTGTTAAGAGCTTGA
It encodes:
- a CDS encoding bacteriohemerythrin; protein product: MISETAERKGQWEMAWKRWILQSARTWDDVAGIIQLINISEIDHDHMLFTQYALDLNLIIQALNNQEASFENLYKGDEIFQRLLDYAKIHFEHEKVIMEQMKSPLMKAHLEQHAIFMKMIEDHYKEFKQGRLHIVSGLKLSVLDWWVNHINGIDYQTFVVRNSHSGEEVHNE